The region TCTGGGCGTCTGGGGGGCAAAAGACCGCCTGCCCGAGAGGGAAGTGCAGGAATTCAACACCATGTGCGGCCACGGGATGGTTTCTTTCAATCTGATCCGCAAGATGATCGAACAGGTGCGCCTGCGGCGGCTGACCCCCCGCCGGGCGTCCCTGATGATGGCCAAGTGCTGCATGTGCGGGGCTTTCAACCCCGCCCGCGCCGAGGCCCTCCTCGATAAAATGCTCGAGAAGGGATTCCTCCACTCGCCGCGGTGATGCGAAAATTGATTAAAAATCCTTGAACTCTTCGTCTTCAAAGGGAATTACCTGGTCGGGCCGGGTAATTTTCATTTTCCCATGACCGGGCGTTGCAAGCTCCCGCCCCGCCGCTTTCCGGGGAGAAAGAAGCGCCGCCTGCCGGACGTTGCCGCCTCTAACCTGCCGGGGCGGCAAGGCCGCCGATACACGACCGCTCGTGCTTCCGCCGACTACCGAAACCAAATCCCCTACATAAACTTTCATCTGCTCCGCCTGGGCGTTCAGCTCCTCCGAGGCCGCGGCCGACTCCTCCGCATTGGCCGCCGTTGACTGAGTAACCTTGTCCATCTCGGCAACAGCCTTGCCCACCTGGTTTATCCCCTGGGCCTGCTCCTCGGATGCCGTCGCAATCTCATCCACCAACTGACCAATCTTGGCGGAAATCGCGGCGTTTTCCTTGAACGCCTCCTGGGTCGCGCTGGTCAATTCATTCCCGTTCCGCACCGCCTTGATCGTCCCCTCGATCAGGTTGCTGGTGCTCTTCGCCGCATCAGCCGCCCGCTTCGCCAGGTTTCGGACCTCGTCGGCCACGACCGCAAGTCCCGCCCCCGCCTCGCCGGCCCGCGCCGCCTCCACTGCCGCATTCAGGGCCAACAGGTTGGTCTGGAAGGAGATCTCGTCGATCGTCTTGATGATCTTCTCCGTCTCTTCGCTCGAACGGGTTATCTCGACAATCGCGCCCGCCATGTCCGCCATGTGGCCGTTTACCTTCTCCACAATCCGGTTGGCTTCCTTCATCATCGTCCGCGCCTGGTTCGCATGATCGGCGTTCTGCTTCGTCATCGAAGACATCTCCTCCAGCGAGGCCGCCTGCTCCGTCGTCCCTTCCGCCAGCGACTGACTGGCCGAAGACACCTGACCCGCCGCCGCCGCCACCTGCTCCGCCCCGTCCGAAAGACCGGAAATCACCCTGTTCAGGGGGCCAACAATGCTGCGGATAATGAAAAAAGCCAGACCAGCGGAAAGAAGCGCCGCGAGCACCACCAGCACAATGCTGTACTGCCGCACAGAGGCGTAAGTCCGCTCGGACTCTTCAAAACGCACCCGACTTCGCTCCACCTGATGTTCTGTCAGGTCGTCAATGGCCTTCAGTATCTTTGTTATGGCAGGGACTGCCTTGCTTTCCAGAAGGGCAACCGCATCGGCGTCATTGCGCGCAATAGCCAGTTCGATTACCTTATTATTCGAATCCTTCGCCTCCTCCTGGGCTTTTCTGACGTTCCCGAGCAGTTCAAAACCTTTCGCATCGGTTTTAGTGGTCAACTCTTCGATTTTTTTGAGCTGGCCTACATACTTTTCCCGTAGCGCGGCAATCTCTTTTTGATGGGCCTGTCTGTCGGCATCCTCTTTTACCAGCGCAATATCCCGCAGCGTGACGGCGATATCCCGGACATCTGCCCCTGTTTCATGGGAAAGATTGCCCCGCAGATTGTTCACTTTTACGATCCTTTCGAGACTACTCTGGATATTCCCCATGCTGGAGAGTGAGATTATCCCCAGAACTATCATAATCAGCACCGGCACCGAAAAACCCAGGTATAACTTTGTAGAAACCTTCATATTTGCCAAACTCATCGATCCTACTCCTTTATTGGGTTTAGAGGGAAATATTGATAATCACAGTCAAAAACTCATATAGTCGGCGTCAGCCTTTTCAGGCAACTTTATCCAGAACGGTCATTTCCGTCCGGTTGAGCACCCGGTCGATATCCAGCAGGATCTTCACGCGACCGCCCATTTTGGCCATTCCCAGGATATACTCCGTATTCAACCGACTGCCGAAATCCGGCGTATCCTCGATATCGCTTCCCTTGATATTGAGCACCTCCGAAACGGAATCCACCAGGATCCTGAGCAGAATCTTCTTTCCCTCACCCGTAACCTAATTTCCCGAGGAAATTATAACGAGGCATTGCCAGGCAGGGAGTTGGATGTCCAAGGCTTTGCGAATATCCCGCTACTCCTTGGTCACCACCGTACTTCTCGGAATATTTAACCTTGGTCAACGTCCTCATCTCCGTCCACGGTTACCGATGTGTGCATTTTTCATCGTCGTAATTATCACGATAAAAAAGGGGAAAACAAAGGCTTTTTAGTTCATAAACTGATTAATTCCTAATAAATGCATTGTTCCTCGTTATAATTTTGGCGGGAATTTAGGCCGTAATATCGACCACGATAATACAGGTTCGCTCCGTGTAATCCATCGCCTCCATCCCGAACTTCAGTCGCAAATCCACGACGGGGATTACCTTGCCCCGCAAATTGATGACGCCCCTCATATAGTCCGGGGTGCGGGGCACCGTGGTAATCGCCATAATGCCGATGATCTCCTTCACCTTCAGGATGCCGATCCCCTACTCCTCCTTTGCCAGCGAAAACGTCAGGTACTTGCCCTCCCGGTTCGCCATGGCCTTCATCGCCTGATTCATTGCCGCTTTTTCCTCCATCTCTGCACCTCCTCCTTTTGGCTTGTTAATGATCTTCCCAATATTTACGCCAACTTACTATGATAATTTATGCAGCTTCCCCGCTGCCGCATCTGCCGACGCAGCGCTGCAAAACCGCGCAGATCTCTTTCTGCGGCCAAAATGTGTAGACGATAACCCGCGGCTTAAGCTCTTGAGACAATTTGATAATTTTCTGATTCTTGATCGTCCAGAAAAAAACGACAGGCAATTCCTCCAACAAGGAACGTACAGCCAGCAGGTCGGTCAAGGTTTGCTTATTGTCAATGTACAGCAAGACAAGCGCGATATTCCTCCCGGGTTGCCTGAGCCTGGCGGCAAAACTGTCAAGCGACCGGTGCTGTTCCATCCCCAACTCCGGACCGATTGCCTGCAATCCTGCCCAGATACCGGCAAGCGCTTTGTCCCGTGAATGGCAGTAACATACTATAGAGCCAATTGCAAAACTCTCATATTCTGTCATTCCCGCAATGATTTTAAGCGGGAATCTGGTTCTAACTGCTTGAAAAACCGTATTCCCTATAGAAGCATTCGGGAATGACAAATAGTTTTGCAATTGGCTCTATATTCATGATTTACCCTCGCTTACTTGTCTGTTATGTTCCTACTGAGTTTTGGAGATTCATCAATAGTTGTGAACTTGTAATTACAAGAACAATGCCAATAAGTGTAGGCTGCATTTTCTCCTTGCTGCTCCTGGCATTCTAACTTTTCAAAAAGCAGCCTGTCGCCTTTTATGTTTTCTGATCTGGGCGTAGAGCTGGGGACGGGAGAGACCGGAAATGCGGCAGCCTTCCCGGATATCGCCCTTCACCTGCGCCATCAGTTCCCGGAAGTATTGACGTTCCGTTTCCAACACCGCCGCTGCGCGGACGTTTTTCAGCGGGGGAAGCTGTTGCGGGGCAGCCTAATCGTCCACCTTGCCGCAATTGGCGGCAAAGGCATGGAGGCGGATATTCGTAAGCAGGTGCTTGGGGTAAAGCGCTTCCTCATCGAAGGCCGCCGCGATCGCTGCTTCCAGGACATTGATCAGTTCCCGGATGTTCCCGGGCCACGGATACGCGGTAAAGAAACCCATAAATTCCGGAGAAACCTTTTTAACAGCTATTCCATAGCGGTTGCAGAGCTTTGCCGTATAAAAAGACGCCAGCTTCGGAATATCTCCCCCGCGCTCCCGCAAGGGCGGCAGTTTGATCGCCAGCGACCGGAGGCGGTAGAGCAGATCGCTCCGGAAAGTCCCAGCCTCAACCATCGCCTCCAGGTACCGATTGGTCGCCGTGACGGTGCGAAAATCTCTTTCCAGCTCCTCCCGCCCCCCGACGGGGCGAAAATGTTTATCCTGAAGAACTCGCAGAAACGCCTTCTGGATGGGCAGAGGCAACTCGCCTATCTCGTCGAGAAACAGGATGCCGCCGTTTGCCTGCATGATCATGCCCTCCACCTTCCGGTCGGCGCCGGTAAACGCCCCCTTCTCGTGACCGAAAAGCTGGCTTTCCACCAAGGTCGGGGTCAGCGCCGCACAGTCAACTGTAATAAATGGGCCTTGGGCGCGACCGCTGTTTCTATGCAAGGCACGGGCAAAGAGTTCCTTGCCGGTGCCGGTTTCCCCTGCAAGCAGAAGATTGGCATCGCTTTTCGCCGCCTGGGCAAGGCGGCCGAAACAACTGCGCAGTTTGTCGCTCTTGCCGATGATCCCGCCCAGATCGAGAGCGGCAGTCCCGGACGTCCTGTTGCGATTCGCCTCCGCATACTGAATGGCTCTGGACAAGGATATCTTCATTTCGGAAATCGAGGCGGTCTTCTGAATGTAATCCCAGGCGCCGCTGTCCAGCGCCAATTCGGCGCAGTCCTTGTCTCCATAGGCTGTGATGATTATCACTTCCGCTGAGCTGCAAATACCGCGCAGCAGAGGCAGCTTCGTCAGACCGCTGCCGTCGGGCAGCTTCACGTCGAGGAGGATGACGGCAAAATCGCCTGCGGCTGCTTCCTTTATACCGCCCTCCAGGGTAAAAGACCGCGACGCAAGATGCCCCATATCCGTCACAACCTCTGCCAGCATCCCGGACATTATCTCGTCGTCATCAATTATCAGTACACGCGCCACACTCTTTCTTTCCGGACTAACCAGCCGGGGGGAGCAGCTCCTGCATCTTCGCTATAAGCCCCCTGATTACAACAGGTTTTAAAATAACTTCCCGTATTTTTGCCGCGGTTGCCTTTTCTTCAAGCGTGGAATCGATAAATCCCGTACAGAGGATGATCGGCATGTCAGGTCTGATCGATACGATGTTGCGGGCCAATTCAATCCCCGTCATAACTGGCATGGTCTGATCGGTGACGACCAGATCAAACTCTTCAGGATGGGCGCGGAATGCTTCCAGCGCCTGCACGCTGTCGGTCCAGGCCAGCACCGTGTACCCATAACCCTCCAGCGTCTCCCGGGCCATGTCAACCAGCATCTCTTCATCATCGACCAACAGAATTCTACCCTTGCCTTCCCCGAGCGGCTGGGGCAGCTCCCCCGACGATGCTTCCGGATTTTCGGCAAGCAAGGGAAGATAGACGTGGAAAGCGCTCCCCTCGTCAACCCGGCTTTCGACGGTAATTTTACCGCCGCAACTCCGGACAATCCCGTGCACAACCGACAAACCCAGACCAGTGCCTTCACCGATCTTTTTGGTGGTGAAAAAGGGATCGAAGATCCGCTTCCTGATCAGCGGATCTATGCCTGTTCCGGTGTCCCTGATGATAATCTCGACATAAGAGCCCGGAGTCAATCCCTGAATACTGTCTTCAATATCTCCCCCCGCCTCTGTTTTCAACAATTCAATCTCCAACTGGCCGCCTTTGTCCTTCATGGCCTGGTAGGCGTTGGTGCAGAGATTCATCAGAACCTGGTAAATCTGCGTCGCATCGCCGAGCACCGCATCCGCACCGGTGCGGATGTTCAGCCGCACCGCAATGGTAGAGGGAATTATTTCTTTCAGCATCTTGACCGTTTCTTTGATCAGTGGAATCAACCGGATGGGTTTCCGGTCTTTCTCGGTCAGACGGCTGAATTCGAGGATCTGCCGCACCAGGCTGATGGCGCGCTGGCTGGACGTCTGGATCTGCTCCAGATAATGCTTGATCCTGCTTTCCGGGGGAATTTTTGCGAGGGAAAGTTCGGTGTATCCGGCAATGGCGCCGAGAATATTATTGAAATCATGCGCGATGCCGCCGGCCATGGTGCCGATTGCCTCCAGCTTCTGGGCCTGCAAAAGCTGTCTTTCCGTCTTCAACTTTTCGGTGACATCACGCTTGACCGC is a window of Syntrophobacterales bacterium DNA encoding:
- a CDS encoding MCP four helix bundle domain-containing protein, which encodes MSLANMKVSTKLYLGFSVPVLIMIVLGIISLSSMGNIQSSLERIVKVNNLRGNLSHETGADVRDIAVTLRDIALVKEDADRQAHQKEIAALREKYVGQLKKIEELTTKTDAKGFELLGNVRKAQEEAKDSNNKVIELAIARNDADAVALLESKAVPAITKILKAIDDLTEHQVERSRVRFEESERTYASVRQYSIVLVVLAALLSAGLAFFIIRSIVGPLNRVISGLSDGAEQVAAAAGQVSSASQSLAEGTTEQAASLEEMSSMTKQNADHANQARTMMKEANRIVEKVNGHMADMAGAIVEITRSSEETEKIIKTIDEISFQTNLLALNAAVEAARAGEAGAGLAVVADEVRNLAKRAADAAKSTSNLIEGTIKAVRNGNELTSATQEAFKENAAISAKIGQLVDEIATASEEQAQGINQVGKAVAEMDKVTQSTAANAEESAAASEELNAQAEQMKVYVGDLVSVVGGSTSGRVSAALPPRQVRGGNVRQAALLSPRKAAGRELATPGHGKMKITRPDQVIPFEDEEFKDF
- a CDS encoding sigma-54 dependent transcriptional regulator gives rise to the protein MARVLIIDDDEIMSGMLAEVVTDMGHLASRSFTLEGGIKEAAAGDFAVILLDVKLPDGSGLTKLPLLRGICSSAEVIIITAYGDKDCAELALDSGAWDYIQKTASISEMKISLSRAIQYAEANRNRTSGTAALDLGGIIGKSDKLRSCFGRLAQAAKSDANLLLAGETGTGKELFARALHRNSGRAQGPFITVDCAALTPTLVESQLFGHEKGAFTGADRKVEGMIMQANGGILFLDEIGELPLPIQKAFLRVLQDKHFRPVGGREELERDFRTVTATNRYLEAMVEAGTFRSDLLYRLRSLAIKLPPLRERGGDIPKLASFYTAKLCNRYGIAVKKVSPEFMGFFTAYPWPGNIRELINVLEAAIAAAFDEEALYPKHLLTNIRLHAFAANCGKVDD
- a CDS encoding chemotaxis protein CheW — encoded protein: MKEIIGIMAITTVPRTPDYMRGVINLRGKVIPVVDLRLKFGMEAMDYTERTCIIVVDITA
- a CDS encoding chemotaxis protein CheW; translated protein: MLLRILVDSVSEVLNIKGSDIEDTPDFGSRLNTEYILGMAKMGGRVKILLDIDRVLNRTEMTVLDKVA